The following proteins are encoded in a genomic region of Nocardioides conyzicola:
- a CDS encoding GtrA family protein codes for MRFSQHREALTFLVVGGSGYLVDVLAFNWLRSQPVLAGTDPSVAKVLAVCVAMVVTYLGNRMLTWRDRPTSDSRRQVALFVLFNLIGLGISVATLALTHDVLGLTSRLADNLSANVVGLALGTAFRYWSYQRFVFAGAGQTSRRRSTTPAATRPATTHPAITASPVQGERA; via the coding sequence ATGAGGTTCTCGCAGCATCGCGAGGCGCTCACCTTCCTCGTCGTCGGCGGCAGCGGGTACCTCGTCGACGTCCTCGCCTTCAACTGGCTCAGGTCGCAGCCCGTCCTGGCCGGGACCGACCCCAGCGTCGCGAAGGTGCTGGCCGTCTGCGTGGCCATGGTCGTCACGTACCTCGGCAACCGGATGCTGACCTGGCGCGACCGACCGACGTCCGACAGCCGTCGCCAGGTCGCACTGTTCGTGCTGTTCAACCTGATCGGGCTGGGTATCTCGGTCGCGACGCTCGCGCTCACCCACGACGTCCTCGGGCTGACCAGCCGGCTGGCCGACAACCTGTCCGCCAACGTCGTCGGGCTCGCGCTCGGGACCGCCTTCCGGTACTGGTCCTACCAGCGGTTCGTGTTCGCCGGGGCCGGTCAGACGTCCCGGCGACGGAGCACCACGCCGGCTGCGACGAGACCTGCAACCACCCACCCCGCCATCACGGCGAGCCCGGTCCAGGGCGAGAGGGCGTGA